In Campylobacter suis, the following proteins share a genomic window:
- the secD gene encoding protein translocase subunit SecD: MRSAKITYRLIIFIVAIVLGLGFSLPSFLQTENGAKVSLGLDLQGGLYMLLGVETEAAVYSKMKSVAGSINYYAKKEDILVDKLRAKDEIVSFSIIDSDDATKIDKMLAEISGLDMQKDGLSYTVKLTEEERQKTLEYAVSQAVETIRNRLDQFGLAEPTVAKQGSDNILVELPGIKSEADEARARDLIAKAAHLQLMAVDEKRQDQAHTMSAADAESYGNTIYPDIKNDKIKYVLKSVPVLDGSMLTDARVAFSQQNNLPIINFTLNSEGARIFGDFTGESVGKRLAIVLDGKVYSAPVINERIGGGSGQISGGFTVEEAHDVAIALRSGALLAPVKLLEKRSIGPSLGAESINKSMTALAGASVLVVIFMVLYYGFAGILANIALVANIFILTAVMALFGATLTLPGMAGIVLTVGMAVDANVIINERMREMMREGANLRLAIQKGYENAMSAIIDSNITTLITVVALYAYGTGPIKGFAVTMSIGVLTSMLTAILGTHGCFDFLADRIEKSGNTRFWFGYKRG; the protein is encoded by the coding sequence ATGCGAAGCGCAAAAATAACATATCGACTGATAATTTTTATCGTCGCGATTGTTCTTGGACTTGGCTTTTCTTTGCCATCATTTTTGCAAACTGAAAATGGGGCAAAAGTGAGCCTTGGACTTGATTTGCAAGGTGGTTTGTATATGCTTCTTGGTGTTGAAACTGAAGCTGCGGTTTATTCAAAAATGAAATCAGTTGCCGGAAGTATCAACTATTATGCAAAAAAAGAGGATATTTTAGTTGATAAGCTTAGGGCAAAGGATGAGATTGTAAGCTTTAGTATAATTGACAGCGATGACGCCACTAAGATAGATAAAATGCTAGCTGAAATTTCAGGTCTTGATATGCAAAAAGATGGGCTAAGCTACACTGTAAAACTAACCGAGGAAGAGCGACAAAAGACACTTGAGTATGCAGTTTCTCAAGCTGTTGAGACCATTAGAAACAGGCTTGATCAGTTTGGCTTAGCAGAGCCAACAGTCGCAAAGCAGGGCAGTGATAATATATTAGTCGAGTTACCTGGCATAAAAAGCGAAGCTGATGAGGCTAGAGCTAGGGATCTTATAGCTAAGGCAGCACACTTGCAGCTTATGGCAGTTGATGAAAAGCGTCAAGATCAGGCACATACTATGAGTGCAGCAGATGCCGAAAGCTACGGAAATACCATATACCCAGATATAAAAAATGATAAGATAAAATATGTCCTAAAAAGCGTTCCAGTTCTTGATGGATCAATGTTAACAGATGCAAGAGTGGCTTTTTCTCAGCAAAATAACCTACCTATTATAAATTTTACCCTAAATTCAGAAGGTGCTAGAATTTTTGGTGATTTTACAGGTGAAAGTGTAGGAAAACGCCTGGCTATCGTGCTTGATGGCAAGGTTTACTCTGCACCTGTGATAAATGAGCGCATAGGTGGTGGTAGTGGTCAGATAAGCGGTGGTTTTACTGTTGAAGAGGCCCATGATGTGGCGATAGCACTTCGCTCAGGAGCACTTCTTGCGCCCGTAAAACTTCTTGAAAAGCGCAGTATAGGACCGTCATTGGGTGCTGAAAGTATTAATAAAAGTATGACTGCGCTAGCTGGAGCCTCTGTTTTGGTTGTTATATTTATGGTGCTTTACTATGGTTTTGCTGGAATTTTGGCAAATATAGCCCTTGTAGCAAATATATTTATACTTACGGCTGTTATGGCGCTTTTTGGTGCTACACTAACACTTCCTGGCATGGCTGGTATAGTTCTTACTGTCGGTATGGCAGTTGATGCCAATGTTATCATAAACGAACGGATGCGCGAGATGATGCGCGAGGGTGCAAATTTGCGCCTTGCGATACAAAAAGGCTATGAAAATGCAATGAGTGCCATCATTGATTCAAACATCACAACGCTCATAACCGTTGTTGCCCTTTATGCTTACGGGACGGGACCTATTAAAGGTTTTGCAGTAACAATGAGCATAGGTGTTCTTACTTCGATGCTTACGGCTATTTTGGGTACTCATGGCTGCTTTGATTTCCTTGCGGATAGGATAGAAAAAAGTGGCAATACAAGATTTTGGTTTGGATATAAAAGGGGTTAG
- the yajC gene encoding preprotein translocase subunit YajC → MQEGNFLASLLPLIVLFAIFYFLVIRPQQKQQKQHAAMIAALEKGDKIITSGGLICEVVKPEDDFIKVKLNDDVIVRISRDFVARKIEA, encoded by the coding sequence ATGCAAGAAGGAAATTTTCTAGCTTCATTACTACCTCTCATCGTGCTTTTCGCGATATTTTACTTTTTGGTTATCAGACCACAGCAAAAGCAACAAAAACAACACGCGGCTATGATCGCAGCCCTAGAAAAAGGCGATAAGATCATAACAAGTGGTGGACTTATCTGCGAGGTGGTGAAACCAGAAGATGATTTTATCAAAGTAAAGCTTAACGATGATGTAATCGTGCGAATTTCTCGTGATTTTGTCGCTAGAAAGATCGAAGCCTAA